A part of bacterium genomic DNA contains:
- the atpD gene encoding F0F1 ATP synthase subunit beta: MAGENWGKVVQVIGPTVDCEFHSDHLPNLLNAITVVDKERGIDLTLEAALHIGDNVVRCVALASTDGLVRGMKALDTGRPIAVPVGEQCLGRIFNLLGTPIDGKGPLPPNARRDPIHRPAPSLADQSTETEILETGIKVIDLLEPYSKGGKVGLFGGAGVGKTVIIQELIRNIATEHGGYSVFCGVGERTREGNDLYREMTESGVIKKTVMVFGQMNEPPGARLRVGLTGLTMAEYFRDEAHQDVLIFIDNIFRFTQAGSEVSALLGRMPSAVGYQPTLATEMGALQERITSTKAGSITSVQAIYVPADDLTDPAPATAFTHLDATTVLSRQIAELGIYPAVDPLDSTSRILDPHIVGERHYRVARAVQNILQRYKDLQDIIAILGMEELSEDDKLIVSRARRIQRFLSQPFFVAEAFTGRTGRYVKLEDTIRGFEELVSGKHDDVPEQAFYMVGSIEEALEQAEKMKSEAA, from the coding sequence ATGGCAGGCGAAAACTGGGGCAAGGTTGTTCAGGTCATCGGACCCACGGTCGACTGTGAATTCCATTCCGACCATCTGCCCAACCTGTTAAACGCAATCACCGTGGTCGACAAGGAGCGCGGCATTGATCTGACGCTCGAGGCGGCGCTGCACATCGGCGACAACGTCGTGCGCTGCGTGGCGCTGGCCTCCACCGACGGCCTCGTGCGCGGCATGAAGGCGCTCGATACCGGCCGTCCGATCGCCGTTCCGGTCGGCGAGCAATGCCTCGGACGCATCTTCAACCTGCTGGGCACGCCAATCGACGGCAAGGGGCCGTTGCCGCCCAATGCGCGCCGCGATCCGATTCACCGCCCCGCCCCGTCGCTGGCCGACCAGTCCACCGAGACCGAGATTCTCGAGACCGGCATCAAGGTCATCGACCTGCTCGAACCCTACTCCAAGGGCGGCAAGGTCGGCCTCTTCGGCGGCGCCGGCGTCGGCAAGACCGTCATCATTCAGGAACTCATCCGCAACATCGCCACCGAGCACGGCGGCTATTCGGTCTTCTGCGGCGTGGGCGAACGCACCCGCGAGGGCAACGACCTCTACCGCGAAATGACCGAGTCGGGCGTGATCAAGAAGACGGTGATGGTCTTCGGCCAGATGAACGAGCCGCCGGGCGCGCGTCTGCGCGTCGGCCTGACCGGCCTGACCATGGCCGAGTACTTCCGCGATGAGGCGCATCAGGATGTCCTCATCTTCATCGACAACATCTTCCGCTTCACGCAGGCGGGTTCGGAGGTCTCGGCGCTGCTCGGACGCATGCCGTCGGCGGTGGGATACCAGCCGACACTGGCCACCGAAATGGGCGCGTTGCAGGAACGCATCACCTCGACCAAGGCCGGTTCGATCACCTCGGTGCAGGCGATCTATGTGCCCGCCGACGACCTGACCGACCCGGCGCCGGCGACTGCGTTCACGCACCTCGACGCGACCACCGTGCTCTCGCGCCAGATCGCCGAGCTGGGCATCTACCCGGCGGTCGACCCGCTCGATTCGACCTCGCGCATCCTCGATCCGCACATCGTCGGCGAGCGCCACTACCGCGTCGCCCGCGCCGTGCAGAACATCCTCCAGCGCTACAAGGATCTGCAGGACATCATCGCCATCCTCGGCATGGAGGAACTCTCCGAGGACGACAAGTTGATCGTCTCGCGCGCCCGCCGCATCCAGCGCTTCCTCTCGCAGCCGTTCTTCGTCGCCGAGGCGTTCACCGGACGCACCGGCCGGTATGTGAAGCTCGAGGATACGATCCGCGGCTTCGAGGAGCTGGTCTCCGGCAAGCACGACGATGTCCCCGAGCAGGCCTTCTATATGGTCGGCTCGATCGAAGAGGCGCTGGAACAGGCCGAAAAGATGAAGTCGGAGGCGGCCTGA